A region from the Thermodesulfatator atlanticus DSM 21156 genome encodes:
- a CDS encoding sodium/solute symporter — translation MTLTYPIAFLIVAISVFISIYISFYFRKHTRTTAAFYVAEGRIPWRINGMAMFGDYCSAASFLGVAGAISLMGVDGWWLALGFFATWMAVLFLVAAPLKNAGKFTVGDVLGARFGHSKGIRTVSMLTTIVLCSLYLVPQIVGAGHLFKLLLGWHYLTTVIVSGILITALVVLGGMRGTTFNQAVQGVVLLGAMLILLISATIIYFDGNILNIIKTAKKMVPTVVAAKQIPDVVKNAPDAVAAVEAARKALPDAPSALTPGVGLRDFWNHLSLVLGLFIGVLGLPHILIRFYTVRDAKAAQKSIEFTIWGLAIFYTSVLFVGLAIMYALYPVLVDLVATGKKGVATNMAVPMLGQKIGGELFLGIIAAGALAAMLSTCTGLLITATTSIAHDLYASIFKPHSPDEERVSFAKKAVFVLAGISIALAIWLKNQNVGMLVGMSFGIAASTFAPALILTVWWPRLTKQGVVWGMATGLVVSLVFTFARFFKLKSLLGLQVLVNPALYSVPVAFAVMVIVSLLTKDTGEVEKFFALAHRRK, via the coding sequence ATGACGCTTACATATCCTATTGCTTTTCTTATTGTTGCTATCAGTGTGTTCATCTCCATCTACATCAGCTTCTATTTTCGCAAACACACCCGTACCACCGCGGCCTTTTACGTGGCAGAGGGGCGTATTCCTTGGAGAATTAACGGCATGGCCATGTTCGGAGACTACTGTAGTGCAGCAAGCTTTCTTGGTGTTGCCGGTGCTATTTCTCTTATGGGGGTTGACGGTTGGTGGCTGGCCCTGGGATTTTTCGCAACCTGGATGGCGGTTCTCTTTCTCGTGGCAGCTCCCCTTAAAAATGCCGGTAAATTTACCGTAGGAGACGTGCTTGGCGCCAGGTTTGGACACAGCAAAGGTATTCGTACGGTTTCCATGCTGACTACTATCGTGTTGTGTTCTCTTTATCTGGTGCCACAGATTGTGGGTGCTGGTCACCTTTTTAAACTCTTATTAGGCTGGCACTATCTCACCACGGTTATTGTTTCAGGTATATTGATTACCGCGCTGGTTGTTTTGGGAGGCATGCGCGGGACTACTTTTAACCAGGCTGTTCAAGGAGTGGTGCTCTTAGGCGCTATGTTAATTCTCTTAATTAGCGCCACTATTATCTATTTTGACGGAAACATTTTAAATATCATCAAGACCGCTAAGAAAATGGTCCCCACAGTTGTTGCTGCTAAACAAATTCCCGATGTGGTTAAGAACGCGCCGGATGCTGTAGCAGCGGTTGAGGCCGCGCGTAAAGCGCTTCCTGATGCCCCCAGTGCCTTGACCCCTGGTGTTGGTTTGCGAGACTTTTGGAATCACCTGAGCCTGGTTCTTGGTTTGTTTATCGGTGTGCTTGGACTTCCCCACATCTTGATTCGTTTTTACACGGTGCGCGATGCAAAAGCCGCCCAGAAAAGTATCGAGTTTACCATCTGGGGGCTCGCCATCTTTTATACCTCGGTTCTGTTTGTGGGCCTTGCCATTATGTACGCCCTTTATCCTGTTTTAGTTGATCTGGTAGCCACTGGTAAAAAAGGTGTGGCCACTAACATGGCGGTTCCCATGCTTGGGCAAAAGATAGGCGGAGAGCTTTTTCTTGGTATCATCGCTGCGGGCGCGCTTGCAGCTATGTTAAGTACCTGTACTGGACTTTTGATCACCGCCACCACCAGTATCGCCCACGACCTCTATGCTTCTATCTTCAAACCCCACAGTCCGGACGAAGAGCGCGTGAGCTTTGCCAAAAAAGCCGTATTTGTGCTAGCTGGTATCTCCATTGCTCTTGCTATTTGGCTTAAAAATCAAAACGTCGGTATGCTTGTCGGTATGTCTTTTGGGATTGCGGCAAGCACCTTTGCCCCAGCCCTTATTCTTACGGTTTGGTGGCCAAGGCTTACGAAACAGGGGGTTGTATGGGGTATGGCCACAGGGCTTGTCGTTTCACTTGTTTTTACCTTTGCACGCTTTTTTAAGCTTAAAAGCCTTTTAGGCCTCCAGGTGCTGGTGAATCCAGCCCTTTACAGTGTGCCGGTAGCTTTTGCGGTGATGGTAATTGTCAGTCTCTTGACCAAAGATACCGGTGAGGTAGAGAAATTCTTTGCTCTTGCCCATCGCAGGAAATAG
- a CDS encoding bifunctional folylpolyglutamate synthase/dihydrofolate synthase, translating into MEFNEAKNWLSGFQFHGIKPGLSRINKLLASLGHPEKNYPCVHLAGTNGKGSTAAFLESILRAHGLKTGLYTSPHLVSVCERFKINGKNLSEEKFAKYCTDVKEVLGTGEATYFELTTAIAFWAFSQEKIDIAIIECGLGGRLDATNVITPALSIITPISYDHMAYLGETLSQIAREKAGIIKPGIPVVLAPQREEAREVILKSARQKKAPVYQYGRDFRCKPLTKDTHRYEGAHVFEGLVLSLRGEYQVENMALAIKAAEILEEKGFLRLSEEKLKKALSTTFWPCRFEFLPFEPPVILDAAHNEEGINLLLKNLSQAGIEKFILLFAASNEGGTKPFYKMLEKIMPKAAKIFICEPPGPRAPVTIEEWKKALNSNENISYYKSWEEALLAARKSQGKLPLVVAGSLYLAGRVRNALADNLNICDGDQSFVD; encoded by the coding sequence ATGGAATTCAACGAGGCAAAAAACTGGCTTTCGGGATTTCAGTTTCACGGAATAAAGCCGGGCCTTTCGCGTATCAACAAACTTTTAGCTTCCCTTGGACATCCAGAAAAAAATTATCCGTGTGTGCACCTTGCTGGTACAAATGGCAAGGGTTCTACAGCAGCGTTTCTTGAAAGTATCTTACGGGCCCACGGCTTAAAAACAGGTCTTTACACCTCGCCTCACCTCGTAAGTGTTTGTGAGCGCTTTAAAATCAACGGAAAAAACTTATCAGAAGAAAAATTCGCCAAATATTGCACCGACGTAAAGGAAGTTCTGGGGACAGGCGAAGCTACCTATTTTGAACTTACTACGGCGATTGCTTTTTGGGCCTTTTCCCAGGAAAAAATAGACATAGCAATAATTGAATGCGGGCTTGGGGGAAGGCTTGACGCTACTAACGTAATCACACCTGCCCTGAGCATTATCACCCCTATTAGCTACGACCATATGGCCTATCTGGGAGAAACCCTTTCTCAAATCGCCAGAGAAAAAGCCGGCATTATAAAGCCAGGGATTCCCGTGGTACTTGCCCCTCAAAGAGAAGAAGCAAGAGAAGTGATTCTTAAAAGTGCCAGGCAAAAAAAGGCACCTGTTTACCAATATGGGCGTGATTTTCGTTGCAAACCGTTAACAAAAGATACTCATCGTTATGAGGGGGCACATGTTTTTGAAGGACTTGTCCTGTCTCTTCGTGGTGAGTACCAGGTAGAAAACATGGCCCTTGCCATTAAGGCGGCTGAAATCCTAGAGGAAAAGGGTTTTTTGCGTCTCTCAGAAGAAAAATTGAAAAAGGCCTTATCTACGACTTTCTGGCCCTGTCGTTTTGAGTTTTTGCCTTTTGAGCCGCCAGTTATTCTTGATGCCGCACACAACGAGGAAGGCATAAATCTTCTTCTCAAAAATCTTTCTCAAGCCGGTATCGAAAAGTTTATCCTTCTTTTTGCAGCTTCAAATGAAGGAGGAACCAAGCCTTTTTACAAAATGCTTGAAAAAATTATGCCCAAGGCGGCAAAGATTTTCATTTGCGAACCGCCAGGGCCTCGTGCTCCGGTAACCATTGAAGAGTGGAAAAAGGCCCTCAATAGCAATGAAAACATTTCATACTACAAATCCTGGGAAGAAGCCCTTTTAGCTGCACGAAAAAGCCAGGGGAAGCTCCCTTTGGTAGTAGCAGGCTCTCTTTATCTTGCAGGGCGGGTGCGCAATGCTTTAGCGGATAACCTCAATATTTGTGACGGTGATCAATCCTTTGTGGACTAA
- a CDS encoding DUF190 domain-containing protein, protein MAYKLLSIYIDEDEKGQKKPLYQEVLTYLTDNEIKGATVFKGVFGWGPDGVIHSIRFLRASSGLPMKIEVIEEAEVIEKILPGLKKLVHKGLITVTNIEVIR, encoded by the coding sequence ATGGCCTACAAGCTTTTGTCAATCTATATAGACGAAGATGAAAAAGGGCAGAAAAAGCCCCTTTACCAGGAAGTTCTTACCTATCTTACTGACAACGAAATAAAAGGGGCTACTGTTTTTAAAGGGGTTTTTGGCTGGGGGCCAGACGGAGTAATACATAGCATTCGCTTCCTACGGGCAAGCTCCGGCCTCCCGATGAAAATCGAAGTGATTGAAGAAGCCGAAGTCATTGAAAAGATCCTTCCAGGGCTTAAAAAATTAGTCCACAAAGGATTGATCACCGTCACAAATATTGAGGTTATCCGCTAA
- the crcB gene encoding fluoride efflux transporter CrcB: MDKIVWVGMGGFCGAIARYWVSGLVMRFSHYFPLGTLTVNSLGSLVLGFIMTLVSETLLISPNMRLLLAVGFLGSFTTFSTFAYETNALIEGGAFWLAFLNVALSLFLGLLGVRLGILAAKTFVL; the protein is encoded by the coding sequence ATGGACAAAATAGTTTGGGTTGGCATGGGTGGCTTTTGCGGTGCTATTGCCAGATACTGGGTTTCAGGGTTGGTAATGCGTTTTTCCCATTACTTTCCCCTTGGCACATTAACGGTAAATAGCCTTGGGTCTCTTGTCCTTGGTTTTATCATGACCCTTGTTTCGGAAACCCTTTTGATTTCGCCTAATATGCGTTTGTTGCTGGCGGTGGGCTTCCTGGGGTCTTTTACCACTTTTTCTACCTTTGCTTACGAAACCAATGCCCTTATTGAAGGGGGTGCTTTCTGGCTAGCCTTTTTAAACGTGGCTTTAAGTCTTTTTTTGGGATTGCTAGGGGTGCGCTTGGGAATTTTAGCGGCCAAAACTTTTGTCCTGTGA
- a CDS encoding FAD-dependent oxidoreductase has translation MAERIVVIGAVAAGPRAACRAKRLNPQAEVIMIDKDDLISYGGCGIPYYVSGDIPDEKELRLTAFKMLRDEKFFENAKGVHTLTKTLATKIDREKKLVHVKYLDSGKEDTIAYDKLVLATGASPFLLPIPGRDLDGVFAISNLHTAIEIKERISKGLVEKVAIIGAGAIGLEMAEAFRDLWGLEVTVLEYFGQPLPRLLDPPMARIVAEHLKEKGVKLVLNARTKEIEGKDGKATAVITEDGRYECDLVIMATGVRPNSQLAKEAGLCVSPLTGGIVVNERLQTSDPNIYAGGDCIEITHLISGKKMVISSGALANRHGRIIGTNLAGGTETFRGATGAFVMKCFNLAVASCGLSYEVAKLEGFDAFYALHNQTERAHYYPGAGLIFVEIVADRRDRRVLGFQAVGPMTDGAMARVNSIAKLLEFKPRLEDTSYMELAYAPPFNAALDPLNVVSMVANNIADGLFKPIEFDEVIKRLREEDPNTIFLDVRSEKEAKPLMEKYPGRWIWIVYDQVRHNIAKIPRDKEIIIICNSSMRAYEAARVLYAAGFDKVYVPLGGMNFVRRWGWEL, from the coding sequence ATGGCGGAAAGAATAGTCGTTATCGGAGCCGTGGCCGCAGGGCCTCGTGCAGCCTGCCGGGCCAAGCGCCTTAACCCTCAAGCCGAAGTGATCATGATAGACAAAGACGATCTCATTTCTTACGGCGGCTGCGGTATCCCTTATTACGTCTCAGGAGATATCCCCGACGAAAAAGAATTACGCCTTACGGCTTTTAAGATGCTTCGTGACGAAAAGTTTTTTGAAAATGCCAAAGGTGTTCATACCTTAACGAAAACCCTTGCCACCAAAATAGACCGGGAAAAAAAACTGGTCCATGTCAAATATCTTGACTCTGGAAAGGAAGACACCATCGCCTACGACAAACTCGTCCTGGCCACCGGGGCCTCACCCTTTCTGCTTCCGATTCCAGGTCGGGATCTTGACGGAGTCTTTGCCATTTCAAATCTTCATACGGCCATAGAAATAAAAGAACGCATTTCCAAAGGGCTGGTGGAAAAAGTCGCCATTATCGGTGCCGGGGCCATTGGCCTTGAAATGGCAGAGGCCTTTCGGGATCTCTGGGGCCTTGAAGTGACGGTACTCGAATACTTTGGTCAGCCCCTTCCCCGGTTGCTTGACCCACCTATGGCACGAATTGTAGCAGAACATCTGAAAGAAAAGGGTGTAAAACTTGTGCTTAACGCCCGCACCAAAGAAATCGAAGGAAAAGACGGCAAAGCCACCGCGGTAATAACCGAAGATGGACGCTATGAATGCGATCTCGTTATTATGGCCACCGGGGTGCGTCCTAATTCGCAATTAGCAAAGGAGGCAGGCCTATGTGTTTCTCCCCTCACCGGGGGCATAGTGGTAAACGAGCGCTTACAAACTTCTGATCCCAACATTTACGCCGGGGGAGACTGCATTGAAATCACCCATCTTATCAGCGGCAAAAAAATGGTCATTTCTTCAGGGGCCCTTGCTAACCGCCACGGCCGCATAATTGGTACAAATCTTGCCGGTGGCACAGAAACTTTTCGAGGGGCAACCGGAGCCTTTGTAATGAAATGTTTTAACCTTGCGGTAGCAAGCTGTGGTCTTTCTTATGAAGTGGCCAAGCTTGAGGGTTTTGACGCCTTTTATGCCCTTCACAACCAAACAGAACGTGCCCACTACTATCCCGGTGCCGGGCTAATTTTCGTAGAAATAGTAGCTGATAGACGCGACAGACGCGTACTTGGTTTTCAGGCAGTTGGCCCCATGACTGATGGTGCTATGGCCCGGGTGAACTCCATCGCAAAACTTCTTGAATTTAAACCAAGGCTTGAAGACACCTCCTATATGGAACTTGCTTATGCCCCACCATTTAACGCTGCTCTTGATCCTCTAAACGTTGTTTCCATGGTGGCTAACAACATAGCCGACGGCCTTTTTAAGCCCATCGAATTTGACGAGGTGATAAAGCGCTTAAGAGAAGAAGACCCTAATACCATTTTCCTGGACGTAAGGAGCGAAAAAGAAGCCAAGCCTCTAATGGAAAAATATCCTGGCCGCTGGATATGGATTGTATATGACCAGGTAAGACACAATATTGCCAAAATTCCTCGAGACAAAGAGATAATCATAATTTGTAATTCTTCTATGAGGGCTTACGAAGCAGCGAGAGTGCTTTATGCTGCTGGTTTTGATAAAGTATACGTCCCCCTTGGGGGTATGAACTTCGTACGTCGTTGGGGATGGGAACTCTAG
- a CDS encoding DUF5335 family protein produces the protein MKKERILKKDWPEFLKKFNAEHQFRPVCVLVGGHEVCRDMPFLGLVYEAKKKDVEVIVGGVDVEHTEHLVHTLRSPRA, from the coding sequence ATGAAAAAAGAAAGAATCCTCAAGAAAGACTGGCCGGAATTCTTAAAAAAGTTTAACGCCGAGCATCAATTTCGACCTGTTTGCGTGTTGGTGGGTGGCCATGAGGTATGTCGCGATATGCCTTTTCTTGGCCTGGTTTACGAAGCCAAGAAAAAAGACGTTGAAGTAATCGTTGGCGGTGTTGATGTTGAACATACCGAACATCTTGTTCATACTTTACGCTCTCCCAGGGCG